In Dysidea avara chromosome 6, odDysAvar1.4, whole genome shotgun sequence, the genomic stretch TGGAATTAGGAGTTTGTAAAGAATATGAAGTTCTTACATGTAAAGTACCTGACCTCCTCTACTGGGAATCTTCTGATAATCTTGACCGTAAAAAAATAGTACGAAATGCTGTCTCAGTGCCAATGGCATGCATAGCCCCATCCCAAACATACTTTATTGCACAAGTCAACAGCCCTATTACCGAGGAATGGACGATTGTGTCACAGTATAATGGTACTAAATTCTCAACAGAGTTCAGCGGTCCAGTTGTTGGTACTGGAGTTGCACAGACTACAATAACTGGAACAAGAAAATTTTCAAGCCACATTCATCCCCATGATCCATACTTGGATGCTCTCAAAGTTTATGCACCTTACAATGGAAAGATATTTGAAGTTGGTAAATTTTCATTACTTTGCTGTCATGAAGTTCCTAAGTTATCAAATTTTGTATTTCCAGAAGTAAAGTGGATCCAAGTTTGGGATGGCCGTTTACCCTCTAATGCTTTTGCTGCTGGTACATGTCCTAATGGAGAAATATTGTACATTGGCAAAAAAATATGTGCTAGATTCTTTCATCCAAATTTACCAGTTTTTGATCATGAGATATTTGGGTGTGGATGTAGTTGCACATTCATTTGTGAGGTTTTAGCCACAGATGATCAAGGAGCATTTGAATGGAGTATATGCTCTGCAGGTGAAGTACCACCACATGCAGTAGGTGTCAGGAACAAGATGGTCGTACTGTGACTGGTA encodes the following:
- the LOC136258981 gene encoding uncharacterized protein, which gives rise to MTCRYLRRTQALLRPSDYLLKYVEWVSSSNGRIPPDAFCVGTNTNGEKLYVGFPILYPFTKIVYPGIIVPSQGIIAYFKSFDDPLVELGVCKEYEVLTCKVPDLLYWESSDNLDRKKIVRNAVSVPMACIAPSQTYFIAQVNSPITEEWTIVSQYNGTKFSTEFSGPVVGTGVAQTTITGTRKFSSHIHPHDPYLDALKVYAPYNGKIFEVGKFSLLCCHEVPKLSNFVFPEVKWIQVWDGRLPSNAFAAGTCPNGEILYIGKKICARFFHPNLPVFDHEIFGCGCSCTFICEVLATDDQGAFEWSICSAGEVPPHAVGVRNKMVVL